In Beggiatoa leptomitoformis, the genomic window TTTTTATATCTAACGGATAAATTTGCTGAGTCTGTCTATGATATTTTGTCGCACTTAAAACACCGTACTCAAATAGAACATTGGGTGGGTACAACGGGAATTGGTATCTGCTGCACAGGACAAGAATATTTTAATTCCCCTGCTATTGTGATGATGTTAGGTCAATTTCCTGAAAATTCTTTTAATATTTTTAGTACCACTAATGAAGATTTTGACGATTTTGTCAGCACGCATCAAACATGGTTAGCGAGCAAACAACCGTTATTTGCTGTTGTACACGGCGACCCACGCAATCAAAAAATTGCGCATCAAATCACGCAATTGAGTGAACGCATGGGCGAGGGGTTCTTAGTAGGTGGCTTAACCAGTTCGCGCCAACACTATTTTCAAATAGCGGATAATATTACAGAAGGTAATTTATCGGGCGTAATGTTTGACAGTAATGTTGTGGTAACAACCCGTTTAACACAGGGGTGTGCAACCATAGGGCAACGTCATCAAATTACTGAATCTAGCTATAACGTACTGGTTAAATTAGATGACCGTCCAGCACTAGATGTTTTTAATGAAGATATAGGTGAAGAATTAGCCAATGATTTAAATCAAGTTGCGGGGCATATTTTTGCAGCCTTACCTGTGCAAGGCTCAGACACAGGCGATTATTTAATCCGTAATTTAGTCGGGATTGATAAGGAAAATAAATTAGTGGCTATTGGTGAATTAGTGAATACAGGAACACCCATTATATTTGCTCAGCGCGACTCACGAACAGCCCGCGAAGACCTGATAAAAATGCTGAATAATATTAAAAAAGGTCTAACAACCACGCCAAAAGGGGGCGTTTATTATTCTTGCTTAGGACGGGGTGCAAATTTATTTGGGGAAAACTCTGAAGAGCTAAAGATTATCCAATCGGTATTAGGCGATGTTCCACTGGTTGGTTTTTTTGCTAATGGGGAAATTTCGCACCAACGCTTGTATGGTTATACAGGGGTATTAACCTTATTTTTATAACCTGACCGCAGATAACACCGTTTGAAGCGGTGTTATCTGCCTTCCCACAACCAGACATTAAAGCCAGTCTGAATAAAGTTTATTCCGTTAATAAATTACCAAATACGCTCCAACGCCCACAAATCTGCCACATTCTCCCGTTGGCGAATCACACGACATTCTGCACCCTGTACCATAATCTCGGCAACACGTGGACGGCTGTTATAATTCGAACTCATTGCAAAACCATACGCACCTGCTGAACGAATCGCTAATAAATCATCTGGTTGTAAAGATAGATTACGGTCTTTTGCTAAAAAATCGCCTGTTTCACAAATAGGTCCTACAATGTCATATTCTTGTGATGATATATCTTCACGCGGTATGACAGGGCTAACGGCTTGCCACGCGCTATACAATGCAGGGCGGATTAAATCATTCATTGCCGCATCAACAATGGCAAAATGCTTTTCAGGTGTTTGCTTTAAATATTCTACTTTGGTTAACAGAATACCTGCATTTGCAACGATAACGCGCCCCGGTTCAAACACAATTTGATAAGGCGCATTACCTAAAATAGCTTGTAAGGCTTGCGCATACTCGACAACACTCGGTGGTGTTTCCGCATCATATTGCACCCCTAAACCGCCACCAAAATCAACATGTTTCAGCTCAATTCCTTGTTGCTTTAAGGTAGCGACTAATTGCATAACACGCTGTGCTGCATCAATAAAAGGTGTAATTTCGGTCAGTTGTGAGCCGATATGACAATCAACCCCTGTTACTTCAATATGTGGCAACTGAGCAGCCGTTGCATAAACCAATGGTGCAAGTGCGATATCAATACCAAACTTATTTTTTTTCATTCCCGTAGAAATATACGGGTGCGTTTTAGCATCCACATCAGGATTAACACGCAATGAAACAGGCGCGCGCTTGCCCATTTTGCCCGCAACGTCATTAAGGCGGAATAATTCTGCTTCTGATTCAACATTAAAACAAAAAATACCAAGCTCTAATGCTCTCTGCATTTCAGCAATGGTTTTACCCACGCCAGAAAATACAATTTTGTTTGCCTGTCCACCCGCGTGTAAAACCCGTTCTAATTCGCCACCAGATACGATGTCAAAACCTGCACCGAGTTGTGCTAAGGTATTTAATACAGCAAGGTTTGAATTTGCTTTTACTGCATAACAAATCAAATGCGGATAAGCGGTTAAGGCTCTATCAAAAGTTCGCCATTGCTGTTCAATAGCGGTGCGCGAATAAACATAACAAGGCGTGCCATACTGCTCAGCAATGCTCACTAAACTAATATCTTCAGCGTGTAACACGCCGTTTCTATACTGAAAACAATCCATTTATTTATTCTCATTGGTTTTAGAATGTACGGGAATCACGGGGCTTTTTTTAGACAAAGCTTGTACATCATCAGGCACTGGACGGACTAAATCGCCTTTTTGCCCACAAGCAGTCAAATAGCAAAGCAATAATACAATACATAAACCGTATGTTTTTTTCATAGTATTTGCGGAAAATAATGGGGAATGACGGGTAAAATTGTATGATTTCTCATGGATAACAAGCAACACAAGCAATAAAATCACGGTATGATAAGATAAAACTTTTTATCTCAACGTGTGTTACTATGCAAGATTATGAGTTACATAAAAAAGTTGTTATTTTAATCCCTGCAAAGAATGAAGCTCAAAGTGTTGGAACGGTTATTCAGGGCATTCAACGCTGTTTTTTTGGGCAAATTGTTGTCATTGATGATGCTAGCCAAGATGACACTGCAACAATTGCTCGTCAAGCAGGGGCGTATGTTATCCCGCTGGCTTATTCACTCGGTGCGTGGGGCGCAACACAAACAGGCTTGCGTTATGCGTGGCAACAAGGATATGACATCGCCATTACGATGGACGCAGACGGACAGCACGAACCCGAATCAATCCCAACACTGTTAGCAACACTCGCCCCCGCGTATTGTGATGTTGTGATTGGCGCGCACCCCCAACGTGGAAGCCTAGCGCGTCGCTTGGCGTGGTCACTGTTTCGCTGGTTATCGGGTGTTACTTTAGAAGATTTAACTTCTGGCTTAAGAGGTTATAATAAAAAAGCCATTGCGATTTTAGCCTCTAATGAAGCGACATTATTGGATTATCAGGATATGGGTGTTTTAATGTTATTATCCCAAAATAACTTACTCATTGAGGAAGTGCCAATTCTCATGTATCCACGTAGCAGTGGGCATTCTCGCATTTTTAGCTCATGGTGGGCAGTCACGCACTATATGGTTTATACCTTGACGCTCTGTCTTGCCCGCTCAAAACGGATTAGAATTCGGCAATTACCTCTTACTCCTACGATTTTTAAATGACCTATCAAGTGACTTCCGCCGTATTAGGATTAGGACTTGCTACCACCATTTTATGGTTAATTCGTCGTGACCGTTTACATGGTCATCATGCCTTTTGGTGGTTATTAACTGCGTTTCTAGTCGTCATTCTAGGGATTTTTCCTAGAATCATTGATTTTTTTGCCTTACAACTGGGGATTAGTTATCCACCAACCTTATTATTTGTATTGGGCATGAGTATGATTTTAATAAAAGTATTAAGTATTGATTTGCATCAATCGCAACTAGAACGCAAAATGCGCCGTTTAGCACAACGTTTGGCTCTTTTAGAAGCAGAGCAGATGAAACAACCGCCTGCGCAGAATAATGAAACGGATTAGTTATTTTTTACACAGAGATGCACAATCATGCCTGATATTACTGACGATTTAAAGCAATCACCCACCGTAGAATCCACACCAATACCTGACACTATTACACCGACCGTTGATTTTGTCGATTCAAGCGCGGTTATAATACCCTCAGAATCTTCTGAATCCGTTGATAGTCTTGCTGATTTTACGGTTGATTTTGTTGCAGCTTTGTTTCCTGCTGTTTCACGGCGCAATATTGAAAAATATTTACCCGAAATATTATCTGCTTTTAAAATCATGGGATTAATTGATAAAAAATTGGTATTGCTTGCATTAGCAACTATCCGTGTAGAATCTGTGCGTTTTGAACCCATTAGCGAATATAAGTCTAAGTTTAATACTTCCCCTGATGGGCATCCATTTAATTTATATGATAATCGTGCAGATTTAGGCAATCGGGGTGAGCCTGATGGAGAGCGTTTTAGAGGACGGGGATTTATTCAATTAACAGGGCGTGTTAATTATGCAAAATACAGCGAACGATTAAAATTAAGCACTCAGTTAATTGATAATCCAGACTTAGCTAATGATCCTACTATTGCATCGCGTTTATTGGCACATTTTATTTTGGACAAAGAAGCCAGAATAAAACGTGCATTAGAAGCAAATGATTTAAAAAGTGCGCGTCGGGCTATTAATGGTGGTTCACACGGTTTGAAAGAATTTAGTGAAGCTTATCAAAAAGGTTTAGCCCTCTTAACTGTGTAGCTTAGACAGTGCAAAGGGATTTGCACCCTCTAATAATATTAATGATGAATTTCTGCTAAAAACCGAAAAATGTCCGCATTTTCACAAAATGCCGCATTAAAGCGTAACCAAGGTGAAGATTCTTGATGTGGGCGAAATACATTCCCCGGTGCAAGCATAATTCCCTGTTTGGCGGCTAAACTCGCAATATGGGCGGCATCGTGACAATCTGGTAACTTCGCCCAAATAAATAAACCGTGTTCAGTTTCTGCAAAAATTTCCAATCCTGCTTTTTCTAGTTGTTTCATGGTTTTTTCACGCGCGATTTGCACGCGCATCCGCAATTTATCCAAATGTTTACGGTAATAACCATCAACAAGTACTTGGTGTACAACGCGTTC contains:
- a CDS encoding glycoside hydrolase family 19 protein, coding for MPDITDDLKQSPTVESTPIPDTITPTVDFVDSSAVIIPSESSESVDSLADFTVDFVAALFPAVSRRNIEKYLPEILSAFKIMGLIDKKLVLLALATIRVESVRFEPISEYKSKFNTSPDGHPFNLYDNRADLGNRGEPDGERFRGRGFIQLTGRVNYAKYSERLKLSTQLIDNPDLANDPTIASRLLAHFILDKEARIKRALEANDLKSARRAINGGSHGLKEFSEAYQKGLALLTV
- a CDS encoding FIST signal transduction protein; amino-acid sequence: MDSFQIGHASATQWQEAMESCLAQMDLNKPANLGFLYLTDKFAESVYDILSHLKHRTQIEHWVGTTGIGICCTGQEYFNSPAIVMMLGQFPENSFNIFSTTNEDFDDFVSTHQTWLASKQPLFAVVHGDPRNQKIAHQITQLSERMGEGFLVGGLTSSRQHYFQIADNITEGNLSGVMFDSNVVVTTRLTQGCATIGQRHQITESSYNVLVKLDDRPALDVFNEDIGEELANDLNQVAGHIFAALPVQGSDTGDYLIRNLVGIDKENKLVAIGELVNTGTPIIFAQRDSRTAREDLIKMLNNIKKGLTTTPKGGVYYSCLGRGANLFGENSEELKIIQSVLGDVPLVGFFANGEISHQRLYGYTGVLTLFL
- the lysA gene encoding diaminopimelate decarboxylase, which translates into the protein MDCFQYRNGVLHAEDISLVSIAEQYGTPCYVYSRTAIEQQWRTFDRALTAYPHLICYAVKANSNLAVLNTLAQLGAGFDIVSGGELERVLHAGGQANKIVFSGVGKTIAEMQRALELGIFCFNVESEAELFRLNDVAGKMGKRAPVSLRVNPDVDAKTHPYISTGMKKNKFGIDIALAPLVYATAAQLPHIEVTGVDCHIGSQLTEITPFIDAAQRVMQLVATLKQQGIELKHVDFGGGLGVQYDAETPPSVVEYAQALQAILGNAPYQIVFEPGRVIVANAGILLTKVEYLKQTPEKHFAIVDAAMNDLIRPALYSAWQAVSPVIPREDISSQEYDIVGPICETGDFLAKDRNLSLQPDDLLAIRSAGAYGFAMSSNYNSRPRVAEIMVQGAECRVIRQRENVADLWALERIW
- a CDS encoding glycosyltransferase family 2 protein; translation: MQDYELHKKVVILIPAKNEAQSVGTVIQGIQRCFFGQIVVIDDASQDDTATIARQAGAYVIPLAYSLGAWGATQTGLRYAWQQGYDIAITMDADGQHEPESIPTLLATLAPAYCDVVIGAHPQRGSLARRLAWSLFRWLSGVTLEDLTSGLRGYNKKAIAILASNEATLLDYQDMGVLMLLSQNNLLIEEVPILMYPRSSGHSRIFSSWWAVTHYMVYTLTLCLARSKRIRIRQLPLTPTIFK
- a CDS encoding DUF2304 domain-containing protein, which produces MTYQVTSAVLGLGLATTILWLIRRDRLHGHHAFWWLLTAFLVVILGIFPRIIDFFALQLGISYPPTLLFVLGMSMILIKVLSIDLHQSQLERKMRRLAQRLALLEAEQMKQPPAQNNETD
- the lptM gene encoding LPS translocon maturation chaperone LptM produces the protein MKKTYGLCIVLLLCYLTACGQKGDLVRPVPDDVQALSKKSPVIPVHSKTNENK